From the Paenibacillus sp. R14(2021) genome, the window ATATATTGGATAGTGAGGGAATTCGAAATCTGCAGATTTGAAGAATTGCAGATAAAAAAGGGGTAGAAGGATACAATAATAGAAGGATAGAGGGATAGAGGGAGGGGATGAACGAGGAGGCGAAAACGAAAGCCCGCTGCGGCAATAAATACGCCGCAACAGCGTTCATGCTCCGCTGCGTGCGTGGAGAGATGGGATTCCGCCCACGGTTTCTCGCGATCGACGCAAAACCAGCTTCGGCTCGGCAACTTGCATCAATGTAAGCAGGACCGGCTGATGGCGCTGTAAATTCACAAATAACAACGTAAAACCGCCTCGGCTCTCCCTAACTCGCCGCTGGCTTCATTGTGGATCCTGCAATTACGCCGCTGAAGCATCGAAAATACGGAAAAATCATCGAAAAAAGTGGGTGGATTTCGCCGGGTTACGACCAAAAAACCCAGCATTCGCGCGGGTTTGAGTTGCTTCGCGGAATGCTCTGTCATATGCCCGAAAAAGATGGAGGGCATGTCAGGTATGGCTTGAACACATACAAAAAAACCGCCGAATGAAAGATTCGGCGGTCCGCGCTTACTCCCCCACCTTCGCGGGGAGATGCATTATTTGATTTCAAGCAGCTTGTATTCGATGACGCCTACTGGGGCATTGACGCTGATCCGTGCCCCGACCCGTTTCCCAAGCAATTCCTTGCCGAGCGGGCTTTCGTACGATATTTTATTATCCTGCACGTTGGCCTCCGCCGGAGCTACGATCTGATATTCGATTTTCTCATCGAACTCGACATCGTGCAGGACGACCGAAGCGCCGATGCCAACATTGCTTTGGTCGGTAGCTTCCACGACGCGCGCAGTGGCCAGCATTTTCTCAAGCACAAGGACACGCGTTTCGAGGAACGCCTGATCCTCCTTGGCTGAATGGTATTCGCTGTTCTCCTTCAAGTCGCCGTAGCTGATCGCAAGCTTGATCCGTGCCGCCAGCTCCTTGCGTTTGACGTATTTGAGATCGTCGAGTTCCTCCTGCAATTTAGCGAACCCTTCTTTGGTCAATACCACTTCTTCGTTCTTCGACATATATCGTTACCGCTCCCGTTCCTTGTGATGCCTCTATCTTAACCCATTTCGGGCGGTTTGTCCGAGTAATCCCAACATTTACCCCATCAAAATAGTCTTAACCAAAGCGTCCTGCCCTATAAGGCCGAACAGCAAAAAGACATCTGCATCCAGATGTCTCATCATTCCTGCTAGATATGACGCTTCCTCACATTAGATATCGATCGCCACATGCGTCTTGCTGTAATGGCTCACGCCGCCGCTGCCGACCCACACCTTGCCGCCTTTCCTGAACGTAAGCAGCTTCGACGCGCCTGTCGAGAGCAGCACGGTCACCGAGGCGCCCGTACGTTTGGCTTCGTACACGAAGTACCCCGAACGGATGACGTAAGAATCCCAGTTCCGATCGAACTCCGAGCGAACCACGCGATTGGAATAGACCTGATTTTCCCGGTTCATTGCCTTTGTCTTTGCCATATCCCCGCTATCATCCCTCTCACTAATAAGTAACTAGAATATCTTATTCTGAGAGATTCAATTCGGTTTGGGCAGCTGACCGGTTACCCGGAAGCTTTCATTTGTTTACTCCGCAGCTGCCCGCAGGCTGCATCGATATCGGTTCCATGCTCCAACCGTACGCTTACGCTCACACCTTGTTTCTTGAGCGTGTCGTAGAAGCCTTTAATCGATTCCTGTTCACTTCGCTGGTATTGACTGTGTTCATCAACAGGATTGTACGGAATTAGATTCACATTGACGTTCGGCCGGCGGCCGCCGATCAGCTCTGCAAGCTCCAGCGCCTGCTCGCCGGCGTCGTTAACGCCCCGCAGCAAAATGTATTCCAGCGTTATGCGGCGCTTGTTCTTGCTGATGTAATAATCGATCGCCGCCATTAGTTTCTCGATTGGAATCGCCCGGTTGATCTTCATAATCCGCGTGCGCAGCTCGTTGTTCGGCGCATGAAGCGAGATCGCCAGGTTGACGCCTAAATTCCGGTCCGTGAATGCAATAATCTTGTCGGCCAAGCCGCTTGTTGATACCGTGATATGCTTGGCGCCGATCGCCAGCCCCTTGTGATCCTTGATTACGTCAAGGAAGTCGACGAGGTTCTCAAAATTATCGAACGGTTCGCCGATGCCCATAACAACCACATGGCTGACCCGTTCTCCTTGGCCGGCAGCATCCAAATACAGCTGCACCTTCATGATTTGCTCGGCGATTTCGCCCGCAGACAAGTCACGGCTCTTGCTGAGCAGACCGCTCGCGCAGAAGCTGCATCCGATATTGCAGCCCACCTGCGTGGTTACGCAGACGGACAAGCCAAACTTATGCCGCATCAGTACCGTTTCAATGAGATTGCCGTCCTGCAGCTTAAACAGAAACTTCACGGTCCCGTCCGAGGATTCCTGTTTGGTATGCTCGGTCATCGTCACGAACGTATAGTGCTCTGCGAGCAGCGCAAGACTTGCTGCATTCACATCGGTCATCGCTTCGAATGCCGTGACCCGCTTCCGATAGAGCCACTCCCACACCTGCAAGGCTCTAGACCCCTTGTGTCCGTTCTCCAGCATCCAACCGCTCAGCTGTTCCCGCGTCATTCCGTAT encodes:
- the greA gene encoding transcription elongation factor GreA, whose protein sequence is MSKNEEVVLTKEGFAKLQEELDDLKYVKRKELAARIKLAISYGDLKENSEYHSAKEDQAFLETRVLVLEKMLATARVVEATDQSNVGIGASVVLHDVEFDEKIEYQIVAPAEANVQDNKISYESPLGKELLGKRVGARISVNAPVGVIEYKLLEIK
- the rlmN gene encoding 23S rRNA (adenine(2503)-C(2))-methyltransferase RlmN; translation: MNKPSIYGMTREQLSGWMLENGHKGSRALQVWEWLYRKRVTAFEAMTDVNAASLALLAEHYTFVTMTEHTKQESSDGTVKFLFKLQDGNLIETVLMRHKFGLSVCVTTQVGCNIGCSFCASGLLSKSRDLSAGEIAEQIMKVQLYLDAAGQGERVSHVVVMGIGEPFDNFENLVDFLDVIKDHKGLAIGAKHITVSTSGLADKIIAFTDRNLGVNLAISLHAPNNELRTRIMKINRAIPIEKLMAAIDYYISKNKRRITLEYILLRGVNDAGEQALELAELIGGRRPNVNVNLIPYNPVDEHSQYQRSEQESIKGFYDTLKKQGVSVSVRLEHGTDIDAACGQLRSKQMKASG